A section of the Pimelobacter simplex genome encodes:
- a CDS encoding SDR family oxidoreductase translates to MASRLAIVTGGSRGVGAATARRLAREGWNVLLTYHSDEYAAREVVADCVAAGAWASAVRADVADEAQVDALYDGLPAEAEAGPLRALVNNAGIVAPASDVADMGAERIRRTLDVNVVGTLLCARNAVRVMATGRGGAGGAIVNVSSRAAVLGSAHEYVDYAAAKAAVDAVTTGLAVEVASDGIRVNSVRLGLMATEIHARNGAPDRLDRLAPSVPLGRAGTVEEAAAAICWLVGEEASYTTGAHLDVAGGR, encoded by the coding sequence ATGGCCTCCCGACTCGCGATCGTCACCGGAGGCAGCCGCGGCGTCGGCGCCGCGACCGCCCGCCGCCTCGCCCGCGAGGGCTGGAACGTCCTGCTGACCTACCACTCCGACGAGTACGCCGCCCGCGAGGTCGTCGCCGACTGCGTGGCCGCCGGCGCGTGGGCGAGCGCGGTCCGGGCCGACGTCGCCGACGAGGCCCAGGTCGACGCCCTGTACGACGGACTCCCGGCCGAGGCCGAGGCAGGCCCGCTCCGGGCGCTGGTCAACAACGCGGGCATCGTCGCGCCGGCCTCCGACGTGGCCGACATGGGTGCCGAGCGGATCCGGCGCACGCTCGACGTCAACGTGGTCGGGACGCTGCTCTGCGCGCGCAATGCCGTCCGGGTCATGGCGACCGGGCGTGGGGGAGCGGGTGGGGCGATCGTCAACGTGTCGTCGCGAGCGGCGGTGCTCGGCTCCGCCCACGAGTACGTCGACTACGCCGCCGCCAAGGCCGCCGTCGATGCCGTGACCACGGGTCTCGCGGTCGAGGTCGCGTCCGACGGGATCCGGGTCAACAGCGTCCGGTTGGGGTTGATGGCGACCGAGATCCACGCCCGCAACGGCGCACCCGACCGGCTCGACCGCCTCGCACCGTCGGTCCCGCTCGGGCGGGCGGGGACGGTGGAGGAGGCGGCGGCCGCGATCTGCTGGTTGGTGGGCGAGGAGGCGTCGTACACGACCGGGGCCCACCTGGACGTGGCCGGCGGTCGTTGA
- a CDS encoding FadR/GntR family transcriptional regulator produces the protein MDAGSGRALPPLRRERLYESLVAHISDFIEAQGLVSGDRLPPERQLAAELGVSRATLSRALAALETRGRIEVRHGIGALVREPDVDPPARGSGIERQVAERAESAPAEVLTAREAVLAGLARAAAAHHQGSLRIAMLADDGRARTFDHTWRCIRRLAGVSLLADLDDMLAASAPAPADSREVSARLDVLADAIVAGDPSAAATACDGLLG, from the coding sequence ATGGATGCGGGATCAGGACGCGCGCTGCCGCCCCTGCGGCGCGAGCGGCTGTACGAGAGCCTCGTGGCGCACATCTCCGACTTCATCGAGGCCCAGGGCCTGGTCAGTGGTGACCGGCTGCCCCCGGAGCGCCAGCTCGCGGCCGAGCTCGGCGTCAGCCGGGCGACGCTCTCGCGGGCCCTCGCCGCCCTCGAGACCCGCGGCCGGATCGAGGTACGCCACGGCATCGGCGCCCTCGTCCGCGAGCCCGACGTCGACCCGCCCGCCCGGGGGAGCGGCATCGAGCGCCAGGTCGCCGAGCGCGCCGAGAGCGCCCCGGCCGAGGTCCTCACCGCCCGCGAGGCCGTCCTCGCCGGCCTCGCCCGGGCCGCCGCCGCCCACCACCAGGGCTCCCTGCGCATCGCGATGCTCGCCGACGACGGCCGGGCCCGAACCTTCGACCACACCTGGCGCTGCATCCGCCGCCTCGCCGGTGTCTCGCTGCTCGCCGACCTCGACGACATGCTCGCCGCGAGCGCACCGGCACCGGCCGACAGCCGCGAGGTCAGCGCGCGGCTCGACGTACTGGCGGACGCGATCGTCGCGGGTGACCCGTCGGCGGCGGCGACGGCGTGCGACGGGCTGCTGGGCTGA
- a CDS encoding SLC13 family permease: MSHELISLAVLVIVFLVATVRGVNMGALALVASFIVGLSVYDATVDDVLAGFPSDLFVILVGVTYLFALAKNNGTVDWIVHAAVRAVGGRVALVPWAMFLVCAVVTSVGAVSPAAVAIVAPVGMGFAVRYQIHPVMMGMMIVQGATAGSFSPIGIFGSITNGVVDDRDLPGNPGLLFVSTFLAATLIAVITYLAFGGRQLIARGREDAHVAAMAATAETASYAATRTVGSAEPHSAAEVKANAAVPAQDDPHRLDAQRSVTLLGLLALIVGALGFDLDVGFTALTIAVALTLAFPQSAKGAVEKISWGTVLLIGGIVTYVTLLENQGVVQWLGEEVAGVGAAVIAALLICLIGSVVSAFASTTGIIGALIPLAVPFLLTDQVNAVALIAALAISSSVVDCSPFSTNGALVVANAEPEDRELVFKRLMQWGMSIVLIAPLVAWGVLVLPTT; this comes from the coding sequence GTGTCACATGAACTGATCTCCCTGGCGGTCCTCGTGATCGTCTTCCTCGTCGCCACCGTGCGCGGCGTGAACATGGGCGCGCTCGCCCTGGTCGCGTCGTTCATCGTCGGCCTCTCCGTGTACGACGCCACGGTGGACGACGTCCTCGCCGGGTTCCCGAGCGACCTGTTCGTGATCCTCGTCGGCGTCACGTATCTCTTCGCCCTGGCCAAGAACAACGGCACCGTCGACTGGATCGTCCATGCCGCGGTCCGCGCGGTCGGCGGCCGCGTCGCGCTCGTGCCGTGGGCGATGTTCCTGGTCTGCGCCGTCGTGACGTCGGTCGGTGCGGTGAGCCCGGCGGCGGTCGCGATCGTCGCGCCGGTCGGCATGGGCTTCGCGGTGCGCTACCAGATCCATCCCGTGATGATGGGCATGATGATCGTGCAGGGCGCGACGGCGGGCAGCTTCTCCCCCATCGGCATCTTCGGCAGCATCACCAACGGCGTCGTCGACGACCGCGACCTGCCGGGCAACCCGGGGCTGCTGTTCGTCAGCACCTTCCTCGCGGCCACCCTGATCGCGGTCATCACCTACCTCGCCTTCGGCGGACGCCAGCTCATCGCCCGCGGCCGCGAGGACGCGCACGTCGCCGCGATGGCGGCCACCGCCGAGACCGCGTCGTACGCCGCCACGCGGACCGTGGGCTCCGCCGAGCCCCACTCGGCGGCCGAGGTCAAGGCCAACGCTGCCGTACCGGCCCAGGACGACCCGCACCGCCTCGACGCCCAGCGCTCCGTCACCCTGCTCGGCCTGCTGGCCCTCATCGTGGGCGCCCTCGGCTTCGACCTCGACGTCGGCTTCACCGCGCTCACCATCGCCGTCGCGCTGACCCTCGCGTTCCCGCAGTCGGCCAAGGGCGCGGTCGAGAAGATCAGCTGGGGCACGGTCCTGCTCATCGGCGGCATCGTCACCTACGTGACGCTGCTCGAGAACCAGGGCGTCGTGCAGTGGCTCGGCGAGGAGGTCGCCGGCGTCGGCGCCGCCGTGATCGCCGCGCTCCTCATCTGCCTCATCGGCTCGGTCGTCTCGGCGTTCGCCTCGACCACGGGCATCATCGGCGCGCTCATCCCGCTCGCCGTACCGTTCCTGCTCACCGACCAGGTCAACGCCGTCGCCCTCATCGCCGCGCTCGCGATCTCGAGCTCGGTGGTCGACTGCAGCCCGTTCTCGACCAACGGCGCGCTCGTCGTGGCCAACGCCGAGCCCGAGGACCGCGAGCTGGTCTTCAAGCGGCTGATGCAGTGGGGCATGTCGATCGTGCTCATCGCGCCGCTGGTCGCGTGGGGCGTCCTGGTCCTGCCGACCACCTGA